In Dromaius novaehollandiae isolate bDroNov1 chromosome 3, bDroNov1.hap1, whole genome shotgun sequence, the following are encoded in one genomic region:
- the ZFP36L2 gene encoding mRNA decay activator protein ZFP36L2, translating into MSTTLLSAFYDIDFLCKTEKSLTNLSSMLDKKAVGTPVTSPSSSFAPGFLRRHSTSNLQALANGSKFPNPTGSSSSSSSSSSSFGSLKETGTGGGGGSSSPTALLNKENKFRDRSFSENGERSQHLMQQLQQQQAAAGKGGGSGGGGGAPINSTRYKTELCRPFEESGACKYGEKCQFAHGFHELRSLTRHPKYKTELCRTFHTIGFCPYGPRCHFIHNADERRPAPGAGTAAASPAAAAGPHHHHHHAHHPPPHPAGSTGDLRAFAPRDHPLGGGGGFGHQRGGERPKLHHSLSFSGFSAHHHHHHHPHGAAPPQPPPQQQQPGGRLDAALLESPGGSRTPPPPASASYCEELLSPPCANNAFAFSGQELGSLIAPLAIHTQNFAASAAAAAAAAAAAAYYRCQQQAAAPGGGCPPPPASPPFSFQPLRRLSESPVFDAPPSPPDSLSDRESYLSGSLSSGSLSGSESPSLDSGRRLPIFSRLSISDD; encoded by the exons ATGTCTACGACACTTTTATCTGCCTTCTACGACATTGACTTCTTGTGCAAG ACCGAGAAGTCCCTGACCAACCTGAGCAGCATGCTGGACAAGAAGGCAGTGGGCACCCCGGTGACCTCCCCCAGCTCCAGCTTCGCGCCGGGATTTCTGCGGAGGCACTCGACCAGCAACCTGCAGGCTCTGGCCAACGGCTCCAAGTTCCCCAACCCCACCGGctccagctcttcctcctcctcctcctcttcctcgttCGGCAGCTTGAAGGAGACGGGCACCGGCGGCGGAGGCGGGAGCAGCAGCCCCACCGCTCTGCTCAACAAGGAGAACAAGTTCCGGGACCGCTCCTTCAGCGAGAATGGCGAGCGCAGCCAGCACCTcatgcagcagctccagcagcagcaggccgcGGCCGGCAAGGGGGGCggctcgggcggcggcggcggcgcccccatCAACTCGACGCGCTACAAGACGGAGCTGTGCCGCCCCTTCGAGGAGAGCGGCGCCTGCAAGTACGGCGAGAAGTGCCAGTTCGCCCACGGCTTCCACGAGCTACGCAGCCTCACCCGCCACCCCAAGTACAAGACCGAGCTCTGCCGCACCTTCCACACCATCGGCTTCTGCCCCTACGGCCCGCGCTGCCACTTCATCCACAACGCCGACGagcgccgcccggcgcccggcgccggcaccgccgccgcctcccccgccgccgccgccgggccgcaccaccaccaccaccatgcgCACCACCCGCCCCCGCACCCTGCCGGCAGCACCGGCGACCTGCGCGCCTTCGCCCCCCGCGACCACccgctgggcggcggcggcggcttcggGCACCagcgcggcggcgagcggcccAAGCTGCACCACAGCCTGAGCTTCTCCGGCTTCTCggcccaccaccaccaccaccaccacccgcacggcgccgccccgccgcagccgccgccgcagcagcagcagcccggcggccgcctcgACGCCGCCCTGCTGGAGAGCCCTGGCGGGTCgcggacgccgccgccgcccgcctccgcctcctACTGCGAGGAGCTGCTCTCGCCGCCCTGCGCCAACAACGCCTTCGCCTTCTCGggccaggagctgggcagcctcaTCGCGCCGCTCGCCATCCACACCCAGAACttcgccgccagcgccgccgccgccgccgcggccgccgctgccgccgcttaCTACcgctgccagcagcaggcggcggcgccgggcgggggctgcccgccgccccccgcctcgccgccctTCAGCTTCCAGCCCCTGCGCCGCCTCTCCGAGTCGCCCGTCTTCGAcgcgccgccgagccccccgGACTCTCTCTCCGACCGCGAGAGCTACCTGAGCGGCTCCCTCAGCTCCGGCAGCCTCAGCGGCTCCGAGTCGCCCAGCCTGGACTCCGGCCGCCGCCTGCCCATCTTCAGCCGCCTCTCCATCTCCGACGACTAG